In a genomic window of Shouchella clausii:
- a CDS encoding Gfo/Idh/MocA family protein: MATHPIGIIMNGVTGRMGTNQHLIRSILAIREQGGIALPNGETLMPDPVLVGRNEAKLEALASKYGLNRIETDLEQALADEYNVIYFDAQTTSRRAAAIKQAISAGKHIYCEKPTATSLDEALELAELANKAGVKNGVVQDKLFLPGLLKLKRLIDSHFFGDIYSVKLDFGYWVFEGDWQEGQRPSWNYREEDGGGIIVDMFAHWRYVIDNLFGEIQSLSCLGATHIRKRVDEGGQPYKATADDAAYAIFELENGIVVQANSSWVTRVDRDDLLTIHVDGKYGSAVAGLRDCKIQHRVMTPRPTWNPDIPNPIAFQELWQQVPDNEPYENGFKAQWELFLKHVHTDSPFPWDLLEGAKGTQLSDLGLQAWRERKWVDVPKLAATVPAKHI, encoded by the coding sequence ATGGCTACGCATCCAATTGGCATTATTATGAATGGCGTCACCGGGAGAATGGGCACAAACCAGCATTTAATCCGATCGATTTTAGCAATCCGTGAACAGGGAGGGATTGCGCTTCCTAATGGGGAGACGCTTATGCCTGACCCGGTGTTAGTAGGAAGAAACGAGGCAAAACTTGAGGCGCTTGCGAGCAAATACGGGCTAAATCGGATCGAAACGGACTTAGAACAGGCGCTGGCAGACGAATACAATGTCATCTATTTTGATGCACAAACAACGAGCCGCCGCGCTGCCGCAATTAAGCAAGCCATCTCAGCAGGCAAGCATATTTATTGCGAAAAACCAACGGCGACAAGCTTAGACGAAGCCCTTGAATTAGCTGAGCTTGCCAATAAAGCAGGAGTGAAAAACGGCGTTGTACAAGATAAACTGTTTTTGCCTGGTTTGTTAAAGCTAAAACGATTGATTGACAGCCATTTTTTTGGGGACATTTATTCGGTGAAACTTGATTTTGGTTATTGGGTATTTGAAGGCGATTGGCAGGAAGGGCAGCGGCCAAGCTGGAATTATCGAGAAGAAGATGGCGGCGGCATTATTGTCGATATGTTTGCGCATTGGCGTTATGTAATCGACAACTTGTTTGGCGAAATTCAATCTCTTTCTTGCCTAGGAGCGACTCATATTCGCAAACGCGTGGATGAGGGCGGCCAACCATACAAGGCGACTGCCGATGATGCAGCCTATGCGATTTTTGAATTGGAAAATGGGATTGTTGTCCAAGCGAACTCCTCATGGGTGACACGTGTCGACCGTGATGATTTATTGACGATTCACGTTGACGGAAAATATGGAAGTGCAGTCGCGGGATTGCGGGATTGCAAAATCCAACACCGTGTGATGACGCCTCGGCCGACATGGAATCCAGATATACCAAACCCGATCGCTTTCCAGGAACTCTGGCAGCAAGTGCCTGACAATGAGCCTTACGAGAATGGCTTTAAGGCACAGTGGGAACTGTTTTTGAAACATGTTCATACAGACAGTCCATTTCCTTGGGACTTGCTTGAAGGAGCCAAAGGGACACAGTTATCAGACTTAGGTTTACAAGCATGGCGTGAGCGGAAATGGGTCGACGTGCCTAAACTGGCGGCAACTGTTCCGGCAAAGCATATTTAA
- a CDS encoding helix-turn-helix transcriptional regulator, giving the protein MRTGKTKPKGAVYLYENKHKEKNYIHSHFHYTHQLLYVLDGKGECELGKHKHALASDNLLIIRPLTHHSIVAQSKMTMLVLEFDEKQLPVEYRHTLIADVFARSEVLRLNLFKGSEVRQLLRRMLYEQLQYRDSEKIGLSLLLGELLLLLKRTKKGFTYQNTNEWRAAALKEYIENNYYQLSRAEELAAKMGVSSRYMQQIFKDAYETTPMRYLTEVRLNRVKKLLLETDLDMVSICFEVGFESLPTFYRVFKKQVGVSPLVYKHTQLSQYHHRNVSK; this is encoded by the coding sequence GTGAGGACTGGAAAAACAAAGCCAAAGGGAGCGGTTTATTTATATGAAAACAAGCATAAAGAGAAAAATTACATTCATAGCCATTTTCATTATACACACCAGCTTCTCTATGTCCTCGACGGAAAAGGGGAGTGCGAGTTAGGGAAACACAAGCATGCGCTCGCTTCTGACAATTTGCTCATCATTCGCCCTTTGACACACCACTCGATTGTCGCACAGTCAAAAATGACCATGCTCGTGCTAGAGTTTGATGAAAAGCAACTGCCTGTCGAGTACAGGCACACGCTTATAGCTGACGTGTTTGCCCGTTCAGAAGTGCTCCGCCTTAATTTGTTTAAAGGGAGTGAAGTCCGCCAATTGCTAAGGCGTATGCTTTACGAACAACTCCAGTATAGGGACAGCGAAAAAATCGGCTTGTCGCTTTTGCTTGGAGAGTTGTTGCTGCTATTAAAGCGGACGAAAAAAGGATTTACCTACCAAAACACAAATGAGTGGCGTGCGGCTGCCCTTAAAGAGTATATCGAAAATAATTACTACCAGTTAAGCCGCGCTGAAGAATTAGCTGCCAAAATGGGGGTAAGCTCCCGCTATATGCAGCAAATCTTTAAAGACGCATACGAAACGACGCCGATGCGGTATTTAACCGAAGTCCGTTTAAACCGCGTAAAGAAATTACTATTAGAAACTGACCTTGATATGGTTTCGATTTGTTTCGAAGTTGGCTTTGAATCGTTGCCTACCTTTTATCGTGTTTTTAAAAAGCAAGTTGGTGTTAGTCCGCTAGTCTATAAGCATACTCAATTAAGCCAGTATCATCATCGCAATGTTTCAAAATAA
- a CDS encoding MFS transporter: MVRQNKGMKATITVAMSNYLEAGAIVAGAGGLTLWVEYLQLTDMWVGLLGALSANGFGAAIGALIGGALVDRYGRKFIYKYDLLLYMAGMLLIVFAFSFPMLLAGYVIVGIAVGALIPAAWTYIAEEAPPNERAARVGWSQFAWSIGPAITLFLSVALAPLGLLGSRLIFAQLFVVAIITWVLQQQINESQIWEKEQEKARLTQAGQAVAKGSLKDLFTVKANLKALLFLVGIYFFWNLVAGTMGYFMPYIYETVGGLSAAQANLLQGVLWTFTVIATFAVFIKLGDKVNRKLLFGIGGVLGIIAWLILTFGGMGMTELALFVTIWGLAAGFGAQAFYALFASELFHTKYRAQAQGLMFCIVRIGVGLISLVVPAMISKIGFQTSGMIMIAFLIISLVIGVIMAPETRNRSLEAIQQERYGKSA; encoded by the coding sequence ATGGTGCGGCAAAATAAAGGGATGAAAGCCACGATTACGGTAGCGATGTCCAATTATTTAGAAGCAGGCGCTATTGTTGCGGGCGCTGGTGGGCTAACATTATGGGTCGAGTATTTGCAGTTGACCGACATGTGGGTAGGGTTGCTAGGCGCCTTGAGTGCTAATGGCTTTGGAGCAGCAATCGGGGCTCTGATTGGCGGTGCTTTAGTCGACCGCTATGGCAGGAAATTTATTTACAAATATGATTTGTTGCTATATATGGCAGGCATGCTTCTTATTGTCTTTGCTTTTTCCTTTCCTATGCTTCTTGCCGGCTATGTCATCGTTGGCATTGCTGTTGGCGCGTTAATTCCAGCAGCTTGGACGTATATTGCCGAAGAGGCGCCGCCTAACGAACGGGCTGCCAGAGTCGGTTGGTCCCAGTTTGCTTGGTCGATTGGGCCTGCTATTACGCTTTTTTTGTCGGTAGCGCTCGCTCCCCTTGGTTTACTAGGCAGCCGTTTGATCTTTGCGCAATTGTTTGTGGTGGCGATCATCACTTGGGTATTGCAACAGCAAATCAATGAATCGCAAATATGGGAAAAAGAGCAAGAAAAAGCACGGCTGACTCAAGCAGGCCAAGCTGTCGCGAAAGGTTCGTTAAAAGATTTGTTTACGGTAAAAGCAAATTTGAAAGCGCTTCTTTTTCTCGTCGGCATCTACTTTTTCTGGAACCTTGTTGCTGGCACAATGGGATACTTCATGCCTTACATCTATGAAACGGTAGGCGGCTTATCAGCAGCACAAGCCAATTTGCTGCAAGGGGTGCTTTGGACATTTACGGTGATAGCCACTTTTGCTGTGTTTATTAAGCTTGGCGATAAAGTCAACCGCAAGCTATTGTTTGGGATAGGAGGGGTACTCGGCATCATTGCTTGGCTCATTCTGACTTTTGGCGGCATGGGTATGACGGAGCTTGCCTTGTTTGTAACGATTTGGGGGCTTGCAGCAGGATTCGGTGCCCAAGCGTTCTATGCATTGTTTGCTAGCGAGTTATTCCATACAAAATACCGTGCCCAAGCCCAAGGGTTAATGTTTTGCATCGTACGGATTGGCGTAGGGTTGATTTCCCTTGTCGTTCCGGCAATGATTTCGAAAATTGGCTTTCAAACATCGGGAATGATCATGATTGCTTTCTTGATCATTAGCCTAGTCATTGGCGTTATCATGGCACCAGAGACAAGGAACCGGTCATTGGAAGCAATCCAACAAGAACGTTATGGAAAAAGCGCTTAA